In one Dermatophilaceae bacterium Sec6.4 genomic region, the following are encoded:
- a CDS encoding metal-dependent transcriptional regulator, with product MTDLIDTTEMYLRTIFDLEEEGIVPLRARIAERLGHSGPTVSQTVARMERDGLLTLAGDRHLEFTEHGRGIATRVMRKHRLAERLLVDVIGLELEYVHEEACRWEHVMSERVERKILDMLPEHTLSPYGNPIPGLAELGSTSPVQNFRDGVVPLTDVVSAQPANLVVRRIGEPAQADQSTLEVLTAAGIRPGASIIAHTADGRVLAQVPDGPEGVSLPREIASHVFVAVGPADSQDTDPS from the coding sequence GTGACTGACCTGATCGACACCACCGAGATGTACCTGCGCACGATCTTCGACCTCGAGGAGGAGGGGATCGTTCCGTTGCGGGCACGCATTGCCGAGCGCCTGGGTCATTCCGGGCCCACGGTGTCCCAGACGGTGGCGCGGATGGAACGCGACGGTCTGTTGACCCTCGCCGGGGACCGGCACCTTGAATTCACCGAGCACGGTCGCGGTATCGCGACGCGGGTGATGCGCAAACACCGGCTGGCGGAGCGGCTGCTGGTCGACGTGATCGGTCTGGAGCTGGAATACGTCCACGAAGAGGCGTGCAGGTGGGAGCACGTGATGAGCGAGCGGGTCGAGCGCAAGATCCTCGACATGCTGCCGGAACACACGTTGTCCCCGTACGGGAACCCGATCCCCGGACTGGCCGAGCTCGGTTCGACCAGTCCGGTGCAGAACTTCCGGGACGGCGTCGTGCCGTTGACGGACGTCGTGTCGGCGCAGCCCGCGAACCTGGTTGTTCGCCGCATCGGCGAGCCCGCCCAGGCAGATCAGTCGACGCTCGAAGTTCTGACTGCTGCGGGGATTCGCCCGGGCGCTTCGATCATTGCCCACACCGCTGACGGACGCGTCCTGGCGCAGGTGCCGGACGGGCCGGAGGGGGTCTCGCTGCCGCGCGAGATTGCCAGCCACGTCTTCGTCGCGGTCGGGCCCGCAGACTCCCAGGACACCGACCCCTCATAG
- a CDS encoding ATP-binding cassette domain-containing protein, whose translation MPEHSVPTPTTTDEPILRMRGINKNFGAVHVLKGVDFEARTGEVTALVGDNGAGKSTLVKCIGGTHPIDSGEYLFEGKHVTVHGPRDASALGVEVVYQDLALCENLDVVQNMFLGRERVNSRVMDEDSMELAASDALKSLSVRTLSSVRQRVSSLSGGQRQTVAIAKAVLWKAKLVILDEPTAALGVAQTEQVLQLVRRLADQGVAVILISHNMNDVMQVADRISALYLGQLAATVETASVTSTQVVELITSGRSGDIGLNAAKPLGEAS comes from the coding sequence ATGCCTGAACACTCCGTCCCAACCCCCACCACTACCGATGAGCCGATCCTGCGGATGCGCGGTATCAACAAGAATTTCGGTGCTGTCCACGTCCTGAAGGGCGTCGACTTCGAGGCCCGGACCGGCGAGGTCACAGCGCTCGTCGGCGACAACGGGGCCGGCAAGTCCACCCTCGTCAAATGCATCGGTGGCACCCACCCGATCGACTCCGGCGAATACCTCTTCGAGGGTAAGCACGTGACGGTGCACGGGCCGCGTGACGCCTCGGCACTGGGCGTCGAGGTCGTCTACCAGGATCTGGCACTCTGCGAGAATCTGGACGTCGTCCAGAACATGTTCCTGGGCCGTGAGCGGGTCAATTCCCGCGTCATGGATGAGGACTCGATGGAGCTCGCAGCTTCTGATGCGCTCAAGTCGCTGTCGGTGCGCACGTTGTCCTCGGTGCGGCAGCGGGTGTCCAGCCTTTCCGGTGGGCAGCGGCAGACCGTAGCCATTGCCAAAGCCGTGCTCTGGAAGGCAAAGCTCGTCATCCTGGACGAGCCCACGGCCGCCCTCGGAGTCGCGCAGACCGAACAGGTGCTGCAACTGGTGCGCCGACTCGCCGACCAGGGCGTCGCGGTCATCCTCATCTCGCACAACATGAACGACGTCATGCAGGTGGCAGATCGGATTTCTGCCCTGTACCTCGGTCAACTGGCAGCCACCGTCGAGACGGCCTCGGTGACCTCGACCCAGGTCGTCGAACTGATCACCTCGGGGCGATCCGGTGACATCGGGCTCAACGCCGCCAAGCCGCTAGGAGAAGCATCATGA
- a CDS encoding ABC transporter permease → MTDSDRTPAATADSQASGGDLRQYFAAYVRRVRGGDMGSLPAVGALIVLVAVFSVVDSAFFSLGNLSNLITQAAPGVLLAMGVVFVLLLGEIDLSAGVTSGVGASIVAVLLSKGLPWPFACLVALAAGAVIGLFIGWMRTKVRVPSFVTTLALFLALQGVVILIVNTTGTSGALSYRNKTLDALENSLMPVWLGWLIAVLITVGFAATQVRRIVARRRRGLPVEPTIVLAAKIIGCAVIVFGATALLNINQNSGAAPGITQTASGQLVQTKAPTLQGVPWVVPLVLVLVVFLGFVLNRTRYGRHIYAVGGNDEAARRAGIRVDAVRVSVFVIGSVLAMVSGIVLGSEYGVSQQTGNGNTLLLAVGAAVVGGTSLFGGKGKITDALIGGLVVAVIINGMSDLLQGKNNAAYQAIVTGIVLALAATVDALSRRRAGSSGLG, encoded by the coding sequence ATGACCGACAGCGACCGCACACCGGCCGCCACGGCCGACTCGCAGGCATCAGGTGGGGATCTGAGGCAGTATTTCGCGGCCTATGTCCGGCGGGTCCGCGGCGGCGACATGGGGTCCTTGCCGGCCGTCGGGGCGCTCATCGTGCTGGTGGCCGTCTTCTCGGTCGTCGACTCCGCGTTCTTCTCCCTCGGTAACCTGTCCAACCTGATCACCCAGGCAGCGCCGGGGGTCCTGCTCGCGATGGGGGTGGTCTTCGTACTGCTGCTCGGCGAGATCGACCTCTCTGCGGGAGTCACCTCCGGAGTAGGCGCCTCGATCGTCGCCGTGCTGTTGTCCAAAGGCCTGCCGTGGCCGTTCGCCTGCCTGGTGGCGCTGGCCGCCGGCGCAGTCATCGGTCTGTTCATCGGCTGGATGCGGACCAAGGTGCGGGTGCCCTCCTTTGTGACCACCTTGGCGCTCTTCCTGGCGCTGCAGGGCGTGGTCATCCTGATCGTGAACACCACGGGCACCTCCGGTGCGCTGTCGTATCGCAACAAGACGCTTGACGCGCTCGAGAACTCGTTGATGCCGGTCTGGCTCGGTTGGCTCATTGCAGTGCTGATCACGGTGGGCTTCGCTGCCACTCAGGTGCGCCGAATCGTGGCCCGTCGCCGTCGCGGATTACCTGTCGAGCCGACGATCGTCCTGGCCGCAAAGATCATCGGTTGCGCCGTCATCGTGTTCGGAGCCACCGCGCTGCTCAATATCAATCAGAACTCGGGTGCTGCCCCAGGAATCACCCAGACAGCAAGCGGTCAACTCGTCCAGACCAAGGCCCCCACCCTGCAGGGTGTCCCGTGGGTCGTCCCACTGGTGCTGGTGCTGGTCGTGTTCCTCGGCTTCGTCCTCAACCGCACGCGGTACGGGCGACACATCTACGCCGTCGGCGGTAACGACGAGGCTGCCCGCAGGGCCGGTATCCGGGTCGACGCGGTGCGCGTGTCGGTCTTCGTCATCGGATCAGTGCTGGCCATGGTCTCCGGAATCGTGCTCGGTTCGGAGTACGGCGTCAGCCAGCAGACCGGTAACGGAAACACCCTCCTGCTCGCCGTCGGTGCTGCCGTGGTCGGTGGCACCAGCCTCTTCGGTGGCAAGGGCAAAATCACCGACGCCCTGATTGGTGGACTGGTCGTGGCCGTGATCATCAACGGGATGTCTGATCTGCTGCAGGGCAAGAACAACGCCGCCTACCAGGCCATCGTCACCGGGATCGTGCTCGCGCTCGCCGCGACCGTCGATGCCCTGTCCCGCCGACGCGCGGGATCCAGCGGACTCGGCTGA
- the serC gene encoding phosphoserine transaminase: MTIVIPADLLPADGRFGSGPSKVRPDQLQVLQEIGSNVIGTSHRQEPVRALVREVRQLLSDFLSAPDGYEIVLGNGGSTLFWDVATFSLIERFSAHGVCGEFSSKFAAAVAAAPFLDEPAVSRSAPGEVTPLVAVPGADSYAYAQNETSTGAMQPVRRVADADAGALSLVDATSGAGGLPVDLAEADVYYFAPQKSFASDGGLWFAAMSPAALQRTAAVAASGRWIPPSLNLQTAVTNSRLDQTYNTPAIATLALMASQLRWLIAGGGLDFGVSRSAQSSTRLYDWVQARPFAAPFVSDPAARSAVVATIDFEESIDATLLASTLRANGVLDTEPYRALKRNQLRIGMYPSVDPDDVSALTACIDYVVERLA, translated from the coding sequence GTGACCATCGTGATTCCCGCGGACCTGCTGCCCGCCGACGGACGTTTCGGGTCGGGGCCGAGCAAGGTTCGTCCCGATCAACTGCAGGTTCTGCAAGAAATCGGCAGCAACGTCATCGGCACCTCGCATCGGCAGGAGCCGGTCCGCGCACTTGTCCGCGAGGTGCGGCAACTGCTGAGCGACTTCCTCAGCGCGCCGGACGGCTACGAGATCGTGCTCGGTAACGGCGGGTCGACGCTCTTCTGGGACGTCGCGACCTTCTCGCTCATCGAGCGATTCTCGGCGCATGGGGTGTGCGGCGAATTCAGCTCCAAGTTCGCCGCCGCCGTCGCTGCCGCCCCGTTTCTGGACGAGCCCGCCGTGAGCCGATCCGCCCCTGGCGAGGTCACCCCGCTGGTCGCGGTACCGGGTGCGGACAGCTACGCCTACGCGCAGAACGAAACCTCCACAGGCGCCATGCAGCCCGTGCGCCGAGTGGCCGACGCCGACGCAGGCGCGCTGTCCCTGGTCGATGCCACCTCTGGCGCGGGCGGACTGCCCGTAGACCTGGCAGAGGCCGACGTCTACTACTTCGCCCCGCAGAAGTCCTTCGCCTCCGACGGCGGCCTGTGGTTCGCTGCGATGTCACCGGCAGCGCTGCAGCGGACCGCGGCTGTCGCGGCGTCGGGGCGGTGGATCCCGCCGAGTTTGAATCTGCAGACCGCAGTGACCAACTCGCGACTGGACCAGACGTACAACACCCCCGCTATCGCGACCCTCGCGTTGATGGCGTCCCAGCTGCGGTGGTTGATAGCGGGCGGCGGTCTGGACTTCGGGGTATCCCGCAGCGCGCAGAGCAGCACCCGGCTCTACGACTGGGTCCAGGCGCGGCCGTTTGCCGCGCCGTTCGTGTCCGACCCGGCCGCGCGTTCGGCCGTGGTTGCCACCATCGACTTCGAGGAGTCCATCGACGCCACCCTGCTGGCCTCGACGCTGCGCGCCAACGGGGTGCTGGACACCGAGCCCTACCGCGCCCTGAAGCGGAACCAGCTGCGGATCGGGATGTACCCCTCCGTCGATCCCGACGACGTCAGTGCCCTGACCGCCTGCATCGACTACGTCGTCGAACGCCTCGCCTGA
- a CDS encoding substrate-binding domain-containing protein: MRKEALSLAAITAVGALALVGCGSSSTSPSSSAAPAGSSSTGSASASASATGGGDSAKIDGKGAKVGIILPDRTTSNRWISTDPAALKERCATDNLKCDIQNANNSATQMATIADSMMSNGVKVLMLVNLDSASAAKIETKAKSKGILTIDYDRLTLGGSASLYVSFDNVAVGKLQGQTLAGCSQVKDKKAVSYVELNGAPTDNNATLFAQGYNSVLSKQAGWTKKADQSIANWDNTQAGITFASMLQKNPNLDAVMVANDGMAGPVITDLKKQKKNGKVAVSGQDSTVEGLQRIMTGDQCFTIYKPSVGEAYPAVDAAAKLATGSLPKTTTTIKDTQTGRNVPAILATPIAITKTNVAKPINDGYTPKSAVCTGSYAAMCTTNGVK, from the coding sequence ATGCGCAAAGAAGCGCTGAGCCTGGCGGCCATTACGGCAGTCGGCGCCCTTGCCCTGGTCGGCTGCGGCAGCAGTTCCACAAGTCCGAGCTCCTCCGCTGCACCAGCGGGCTCGTCCTCGACCGGCTCGGCCTCGGCCTCGGCCTCGGCCACCGGCGGCGGCGACTCCGCCAAGATCGACGGCAAGGGGGCGAAGGTCGGCATCATTCTGCCGGACCGCACCACGTCCAACCGGTGGATCTCCACCGACCCGGCCGCGCTGAAAGAGCGCTGCGCAACCGACAACCTCAAGTGCGATATTCAGAACGCCAACAACTCGGCGACTCAGATGGCGACCATTGCCGACTCGATGATGAGTAACGGCGTCAAGGTCCTGATGCTGGTCAACCTCGATTCGGCCTCGGCCGCGAAGATCGAGACCAAGGCCAAGTCCAAGGGCATTCTCACCATCGACTACGACCGACTCACCCTCGGCGGCAGCGCAAGCCTCTACGTGTCGTTCGACAACGTCGCCGTCGGCAAGCTGCAGGGCCAGACACTGGCAGGCTGCTCGCAGGTCAAGGACAAGAAAGCCGTCAGCTACGTGGAGTTGAACGGTGCTCCGACCGACAACAACGCGACGCTCTTCGCGCAGGGCTACAACAGCGTGCTCAGCAAGCAGGCCGGTTGGACCAAGAAGGCCGACCAGTCGATCGCCAACTGGGACAACACCCAGGCCGGCATCACGTTCGCCTCGATGCTGCAGAAGAACCCGAACCTCGACGCTGTGATGGTCGCCAACGACGGCATGGCAGGCCCGGTGATCACCGATCTGAAGAAGCAGAAGAAGAACGGCAAGGTCGCGGTGTCCGGTCAGGACTCCACGGTCGAGGGTCTGCAACGGATCATGACCGGCGACCAGTGCTTCACGATCTACAAGCCGTCCGTCGGCGAGGCCTACCCGGCCGTGGATGCAGCAGCCAAACTGGCAACCGGCTCGTTGCCGAAGACCACCACCACGATCAAGGACACCCAGACCGGGCGCAACGTGCCCGCCATCCTGGCCACTCCCATCGCGATCACCAAGACGAACGTCGCCAAGCCGATCAACGACGGTTACACCCCGAAGTCCGCGGTCTGCACCGGTAGCTACGCAGCGATGTGCACCACGAACGGCGTCAAGTAG
- a CDS encoding NlpC/P60 family protein, with protein MSFLQPRGRHRAPNKLASSVNSTARVSAAVAVGGGLVASAVFSQSAQAAVAPAQVAATPAQSSLTLVQFTGRHFAEVVSAPVAAPRIRNAVAAETQLSAIVARTYVAPKPAPAPLTSRSATRPPVAPSGAASTRVGGTQNGGGQGSSTTPVSPPVSTPPVSTPVTNVPAATGGVIAIAERYLGVPYVWGGTTPSGFDCSGFTSYVFRQVGINLPRTAAAQQSALTPVSNPQPGDLVFFGSPAYHVGIYLGNGMEIAAPKPGDHVKIQPIYGTPSGYARP; from the coding sequence ATGTCGTTTTTGCAACCCCGTGGGCGCCACCGCGCTCCGAACAAGTTGGCGTCCTCGGTCAACTCCACCGCGCGCGTGTCCGCAGCAGTAGCTGTGGGTGGCGGCCTGGTGGCCTCAGCCGTCTTCTCCCAGTCCGCGCAGGCTGCCGTCGCACCCGCGCAGGTCGCCGCGACGCCGGCCCAGTCGTCGCTGACCCTGGTGCAGTTCACCGGTCGGCACTTTGCCGAGGTGGTGTCCGCGCCCGTCGCAGCTCCCCGAATTCGTAATGCAGTAGCAGCGGAGACCCAGCTGTCGGCAATCGTCGCCCGTACGTACGTGGCTCCGAAGCCCGCGCCGGCTCCCTTGACCTCGCGATCCGCCACCCGTCCGCCGGTCGCACCTTCCGGCGCCGCATCCACTCGGGTCGGTGGCACGCAGAACGGTGGCGGCCAAGGCAGTTCCACCACGCCTGTCTCCCCGCCTGTCTCCACCCCGCCCGTTTCCACCCCGGTCACCAACGTTCCGGCAGCAACCGGTGGCGTCATTGCGATCGCAGAGCGCTACCTGGGCGTTCCGTATGTCTGGGGCGGCACCACGCCCAGTGGTTTCGACTGCTCCGGGTTCACCAGCTACGTGTTCCGGCAGGTCGGCATCAACCTGCCGCGCACGGCTGCCGCGCAGCAGTCCGCGCTTACCCCGGTCAGCAACCCGCAGCCGGGTGACCTCGTGTTCTTCGGTTCACCGGCCTATCACGTAGGCATCTACCTCGGTAACGGCATGGAGATCGCGGCTCCCAAGCCGGGCGACCACGTCAAGATCCAGCCCATCTACGGCACCCCCTCGGGATACGCCCGCCCCTGA
- the pdxH gene encoding pyridoxamine 5'-phosphate oxidase produces MSDVTRWDYDGHGLEDGQVPDAPWPIITEWVRQAREAAADDDAPGVQEPDAISVATVNADGSPTVRTVLMRYLTPGGPGFYTNLTSRKGSDIAADPRIAASLTWPALYHSIRFTGRAEQLPRDVVTQYFQSRPWGSRISAWASRQSAPLTGRSELEQVEREYAQRYPDNGRADDVPLPSFWGGYLIRAETVEFWVGQRSRLHDRVLFQCSGDGPLDDPSCWTNERLQP; encoded by the coding sequence ATGAGCGACGTCACCAGATGGGACTACGACGGGCACGGACTGGAAGACGGTCAGGTGCCGGACGCGCCCTGGCCGATCATCACCGAATGGGTGCGGCAGGCACGCGAGGCCGCGGCCGACGACGACGCGCCAGGTGTGCAGGAGCCGGACGCTATCAGCGTGGCCACCGTGAACGCTGACGGGTCGCCGACGGTCCGTACCGTGTTGATGCGCTACCTCACCCCGGGCGGCCCGGGTTTCTACACCAATCTCACATCGCGTAAGGGCAGCGATATTGCCGCTGATCCGCGTATCGCGGCAAGCTTGACCTGGCCCGCGCTCTACCATTCGATTCGCTTCACCGGACGCGCCGAACAACTACCGCGCGACGTGGTCACGCAGTACTTCCAGTCGCGACCGTGGGGTTCGCGGATCAGTGCCTGGGCATCGCGCCAGAGTGCCCCCCTGACCGGTCGCAGCGAACTGGAGCAGGTCGAGCGTGAGTATGCGCAGCGCTACCCGGACAACGGTCGCGCGGATGACGTACCGCTGCCGTCGTTCTGGGGTGGCTACCTGATCCGTGCCGAGACGGTGGAGTTCTGGGTTGGGCAGCGCAGTCGGCTGCATGACCGGGTGCTCTTCCAGTGTTCCGGTGACGGGCCGCTGGATGACCCCAGCTGTTGGACGAACGAGCGGTTGCAGCCCTGA
- a CDS encoding FkbM family methyltransferase: MTTPPKSATTALLHDPDLPVQIVDVGANPIDGTPPYAPLLESGIGRVTGFEPQPAAFAQLTATTDERHRYLPYAVGDGSTQVLRLCAESGFTSTLEPDHGQLALLTDFPAMAAVLDRIEVPTVRLDDIEEIERMDLLKIDIQGGELEVFRHGRARLAAAVAVHTEVGFHRLYEGQPTFADIDLELRGQGFVPHRFVNTKTWPLAPVQWADPMQQAAHHLVEADVLYVRDLAHLDRLSDLQLRQLALVCEVAYGSYGVALACVQQLVRRSVLATDAEQTYRADVLERVGSRTRSAG; encoded by the coding sequence GTGACAACGCCACCGAAATCCGCCACGACTGCTCTGCTGCACGACCCGGACCTGCCGGTGCAGATCGTGGATGTGGGCGCCAACCCGATCGACGGCACACCCCCGTACGCCCCGCTGCTGGAGTCCGGCATCGGCCGGGTTACCGGCTTCGAACCTCAACCGGCGGCGTTCGCGCAGCTGACCGCAACAACCGATGAGCGGCACCGGTATCTGCCGTATGCCGTCGGCGACGGATCCACCCAGGTACTGCGGCTGTGCGCAGAGTCCGGGTTCACCAGCACCCTCGAGCCGGATCACGGACAGCTGGCACTGCTGACCGACTTCCCCGCGATGGCAGCCGTCCTCGACCGGATCGAGGTGCCGACCGTGCGCCTGGACGACATCGAGGAGATCGAGCGGATGGATCTGCTCAAGATCGACATCCAGGGTGGGGAGCTGGAGGTGTTCCGCCATGGTCGGGCGCGGCTGGCCGCAGCCGTTGCCGTGCACACCGAAGTCGGCTTCCACCGTCTGTACGAGGGGCAGCCGACTTTCGCAGATATCGACCTGGAGCTGCGCGGGCAGGGTTTCGTCCCGCACCGGTTCGTGAACACCAAGACGTGGCCGCTGGCCCCCGTTCAATGGGCGGACCCGATGCAGCAGGCGGCCCATCACCTGGTCGAGGCCGATGTCCTGTACGTCCGTGACCTGGCCCACCTGGACCGGCTCAGTGACCTGCAGTTGCGACAACTGGCCCTGGTCTGCGAGGTGGCCTACGGGTCGTACGGTGTGGCGCTGGCATGCGTGCAGCAGCTCGTTCGTCGGTCCGTATTGGCGACCGACGCCGAGCAGACCTACCGAGCGGACGTACTCGAGCGGGTCGGGTCCCGGACGCGGTCAGCTGGGTAG
- a CDS encoding ROK family transcriptional regulator, whose product MVARDDAARPEQIREHNLGLLLRLLHRQGELTRSELVEATGLNRSTIAALVSELADQGIVTQNRKTPTTSGAGRPSYTVVASRRAVYGLAVDIDVRSVRVAAFGLGGDQISQRSWKHQDRSARPTEVVQQLVRAAASIAQEISGARCIGVGVGVPGVVRAADGLVLNAPNLGWRSVPFGVLLANAFDVPVRCGNDGDLAALAEHQRGVATGHDDLVCVIGRVGVGSGIVSAGLPLRGSRGYAGEIGHLCIDPQGPPCHCGRRGCLEQYLGTQAILDAAAAEGLHVLALPQLFQAATQRNPAALRALDGAARHLARGLCDLMNLLDPQMVVLTGHLADVLTHSGDIVRDGISHAAVADTTRPVKLTRGLLAEPTLVGAAELAFTSLLSGEIVTRGIPAQELPS is encoded by the coding sequence GTGGTTGCTCGCGACGATGCCGCTCGTCCTGAGCAAATCCGAGAACACAACCTCGGCCTGCTCCTGCGGTTACTGCACCGACAAGGTGAGTTGACCCGTAGCGAACTGGTCGAGGCGACCGGACTGAATCGCAGCACCATTGCCGCGCTGGTCTCGGAACTGGCGGACCAGGGCATCGTGACCCAGAACCGCAAGACACCCACGACGTCCGGCGCCGGCCGGCCGTCGTACACCGTGGTCGCGTCGCGGCGGGCGGTCTACGGGCTGGCCGTGGATATCGACGTGCGCTCGGTGCGGGTCGCGGCGTTCGGGCTGGGTGGGGACCAGATCTCGCAGCGATCCTGGAAACATCAGGACCGCTCAGCGCGTCCGACCGAGGTGGTGCAGCAGCTGGTGCGAGCGGCCGCGTCCATAGCGCAGGAGATCTCGGGCGCCCGGTGTATCGGCGTGGGGGTCGGGGTGCCGGGAGTCGTTCGGGCGGCCGACGGCCTGGTGCTGAATGCGCCCAACCTGGGCTGGCGCAGTGTCCCGTTCGGAGTGCTGCTGGCGAACGCGTTCGACGTGCCGGTCCGATGCGGCAACGACGGCGACCTGGCCGCGCTCGCTGAGCATCAGCGCGGCGTCGCCACCGGGCACGACGATCTGGTGTGCGTGATCGGCAGGGTCGGGGTCGGCAGCGGCATCGTTTCAGCAGGGCTACCGCTTCGCGGTTCGCGGGGGTACGCGGGAGAGATCGGGCACCTGTGCATCGATCCGCAGGGTCCCCCGTGCCATTGCGGTCGTCGTGGCTGCCTCGAGCAGTACCTCGGCACGCAGGCGATACTGGATGCAGCCGCCGCCGAGGGGCTGCACGTGCTCGCCCTGCCCCAGCTGTTCCAGGCTGCAACGCAACGCAACCCGGCCGCGCTGCGGGCATTGGACGGTGCGGCACGTCACCTGGCACGTGGGCTGTGCGATCTGATGAACCTGTTGGACCCACAGATGGTGGTCCTGACCGGCCATCTCGCTGACGTCCTGACCCACAGCGGCGACATCGTCCGCGACGGCATCAGCCACGCGGCCGTCGCTGACACGACGCGCCCGGTCAAGCTGACCCGTGGCCTGCTCGCCGAACCGACGCTGGTGGGGGCCGCAGAGTTGGCCTTCACGAGTCTGCTCAGTGGTGAGATCGTGACGCGCGGAATTCCGGCGCAGGAACTACCCAGCTGA